The following proteins are encoded in a genomic region of Syngnathoides biaculeatus isolate LvHL_M chromosome 15, ASM1980259v1, whole genome shotgun sequence:
- the fam98b gene encoding protein FAM98B: protein MECDILDSLEQLGYEGPLTDEAALLQAARGGLSSAEYLDLCRWLVSRLKPLCGLEESITTGPEDLVSLEVDLRGLMKELCYPYHVTAIQKGSPKEHLTFLLFLSSELQAAQIVTRRRSHIQGQNGSSVSRELREICQILNVSPCKGKDAVDVLSLIQGKVGTLVETSPNGIVGKPALKKALSSEQWEKLHSVNAVMSSEYECRRRMLIKRLDVTVQSFGWSDRAKAKVDSMAQAYQPKRHALKAETTADAAALLAAREDVCNVVKTSSGASRENTACAVNKVQMGRVPDRGGRPSEIEAPLPEMPPWQKRQDGGGNRGGRGQRGGGWGGGGDWHGGRHNHGGKRRRYQY, encoded by the exons ATGGAGTGTGATATTTTGGACTCTTTGGAGCAACTCGG TTATGAAGGTCCCCTGACGGATGAGGCGGCGTTGCTCCAAGCCGCACGGGGTGGCCTGTCGTCGGCGGAGTATTTGGATTTATGCCGGTGGTTGGTGTCCCGGTTAAAGCCATTGTGTGGATTGGAGGAGAGCATCACCACCGGTCCAG aggaCTTGGTCAGCCTGGAGGTGGACCTGAGAGGCTTGATGAAGGAGCTTTGCTACCCGTATCATGTGACAGCAATACAGAAAGGAAGCCCCAAAGAGCATCTCACGTTTCTCT TGTTTTTAAGCTCGGAACTGCAGGCGGCACAGATCGTCACCCGCAGACGAAGCCACATTCAGGGACAAAACGGGAGCTCGGTGTCTCGGGAGCTGCGGGAAATTTGCCAGATCTTGAACGTGTCGCCGTGTAAGGGAAAGGACGCCGTGGATGTTCTGTCTCTTATCCAAGGCAAA GTGGGTACACTTGTTGAAACCTCCCCAAATGGCATTGTGGGAAAACCTGCTTTGAAGAAAGCTCTCAGCAGTGAACAGTGG GAGAAGTTACACAGCGTGAATGCGGTCATGTCGTCGGAGTACGAGTGTCGTCGCAGGATGCTCATCAAGCGGCTGGACGTCACCGTTCAGTCGTTCGGCTGGTCCGACCGGGCCAAG GCAAAGGTGGACAGCATGGCTCAAGCTTACCAGCCCAAGAGACACGCGCTGAAGGCGGAGACCACGGCGGACGCCGCCGCCCTGCTCGCCGCCAGGGAGGACGTCTGCAACGTGGTGAAGACCAGCAGCGGCGCCAGCAGGGAGAACACCGCCTGCGCCGTCAACAAG GTCCAAATGGGGAGAGTTCCCGACCGAGGCGGGCGCCCCTCCGAAATAGAAGCCCCCCTCCCCGAGATGCCCCCCTGGCAGAAAAGGCAAGACGGAGGAGGCAACCGGGGTGGTCGTGGGCAACGAGGAGGAGGATGGGGAGGTGGAGGCGATTGGCACGGCGGGAGACACAACCACGGCGGAAAGCGACGACGGTACCAgtattga